One region of Populus trichocarpa isolate Nisqually-1 chromosome 4, P.trichocarpa_v4.1, whole genome shotgun sequence genomic DNA includes:
- the LOC7490765 gene encoding uncharacterized protein LOC7490765 translates to MLEKIRLPARPSLRGNDWVADASHCQGCSSQFTFINRKHYCRRCGGLFCGNCTQQRMVLRGQGDSSVRICDPCKKLEEAACFETRYGHKNRAGKGSSRMMPKNEDEILNEILGTDRKESSSSGRQSNTDMFSSIQRASSCASYSNTQQVDALDGGEIHRSHSVDDRNHVYSEVGSTTPEELHQQALDEKKRYKILKAEGRSEEALKAFKRGKELERQADALELSTRKNRRKVLSSSNTVEIQNEDGPKESVRKSKRLAQVNEKDSFTAELRELGWSDMDLHDKDKKLVKMSLEGELSSLLGEISGRTNKNTGSSGIDKTQVFELKRKALALKREGKLAEAKEELKKAKVLEQQLEEQELLGVNEDSDDEISALISSMDSDQEDKLFAEDEQGHGFDFDHLVGTADDLHVDGNFEVTDEDLVDPELAATLKSLGWTDDSDTLETTATQSVPIDRETLRSEILSLKREALNHKRAGNVVEAMAHLKKAKLLERDLESLGGEVGSLIAHDTTRMMKSSPSQNTNAKSTPSSKPAPKSRLMIQKELLAIKKKALALKREGRLDVAEEELKKGKVLEQQLEEIDNASNVKGKQVAVGSKNPDLENEHPSISGSPPIREGEEDVTDQDMHDPAYLSLLRNLGWKDDDNEHANSPFNPPKESDNLSTQTINPLVTRSTSNISLRTPRRSKGEIQRELLGLKRKALTLRREGKIDEAEEVLIAAKALETQIAEMETRKKEIQIESNKPKDEIVRPVSSAAEEGDVDDIAEKDMHDPSLLSLLMNLGWKDDEVEVVTVQAKPSKQVLDHLMHSTDPSTILLSSSISAARPRSKGEIQRELLGLKRKALSLRHNGENQEAEELLKMAKVLESQIDDLEAPKKELFPDASEDKKYQSTGSLNNHVKQNNVNNSVEMIEKLAAAAAAVDPNEKVIESFTGLGRKGSDKTAPPSWSPDIVNPVPFEINEDNRPSVGELDLLDEMGSLSNSRINQGTEFFPPPHQSMNPMDLLTGDDWSSPQIPARKFEDKVDFGSDISCLPEPHVHVGSLRSGLENLRSKDREANSISDVFHFPDPHVHMGSMIHAPMDLGSTENVRTGKREETFNSGKKPHVDRTDSAQGLASQNNKNALQQEVLARKRKAVALKREGKLAEAREELRQAKLLEKSLEVETLEPVSGTHDGSTSVSNAPPFQQKDPSAPKFSPKPLSGRDRFKLQQESLSHKRQALKLRREGQVEEAEAEFELAKALEAQLDEMSSNDSGKSSVNIAEPVDDVVVEDFLDPQLLSALKAIGIEDSSIISQSSERPGPAKVSPTKSEKNSQERNQMEERIKTEKVKAVNLKRAGKQAEALDAFRRAKLYEKKLNSLE, encoded by the exons ATGTTGGAGAAGATTAGATTACCAGCAAGGCCATCATTGAGAGGGAATGATTGGGTAGCTGATGCTTCACATTGTCAGGGATGCTCTTCTCAGTTCACTTTCATCAATcgcaag CATTATTGCCGAAGATGTGGAGGTTTGTTTTGTGGCAATTGCACTCAGCAAAGAATGGTTTTGCGAGGTCAAGGTGATTCTTCTGTGCGTATTTGTGATCCTTGTAAAAAGTTAGAAGAGGCTGCATGTTTTGAGACGCGGTACGGACACAAGAATAGAGCTGGGAAag GAAGTTCAAGAATGATGCCAAAGAACGAGGATGAAATTTTGAATGAGATTCTAGGCACTGATAGAAAGGAATCTTCTTCATCAGGACGACAGTCGAACACTGACATGTTTTCTAGCATTCAAAGGGCAAGTAGCTGTGCTTCCTACTCAAATACTCAACAAGTTGATGCTCTGGATGGAGGAGAAATACATAGAAGTCATTCTGTGGATGATCGCAATCATGTATATAGTGAGGTGGGATCAACCACTCCTGAGGAATTACATCAACAAGCTTTGGATGAAAAGAAGAGgtataaaattttgaaagctGAGGGGAGGTCTGAGGAGGCCTTGAAAGCCTTTAAGAGAGGAAAGGAGCTTGAGAGGCAGGCTGATGCTTTGGAATTGTCTACTAGAAAAAATCGTCGGAAGGTTTTGTCTTCTAGCAACACAGTTGAGATTCAGAATGAAGATGGCCCCAAAGAATCTGTCAGAAAAAGTAAACGCCTTGCTCAAGTCAATGAAAAGGACAGCTTTACTGCTGAACTCAGAGAACTAGGGTGGTCTGATATGGATCTCCATGACAAAGACAAAAAACTGGTGAAAATGAGTTTGGAGGGTGAACTGTCTTCTCTTCTTGGAGAAATCTCTGGTAGAACTAATAAGAACACGGGAAGCAGTGGCATTGACAAAACCCAGGTTTTTGAACTTAAAAGAAAGGCGCTAGCTTTGAAACGTGAAGGAAAGCTTGCCGAAGCCAAGGAAGAATTGAAGAAAGCAAAAGTTTTAGAACAGCAGCTTGAAGAACAGGAGTTGTTGGGTGTGAATGAAGATTCTGATGATGAGATATCTGCTTTAATCTCTAGCATGGACAGTGATCAAGAAGACAAGCTATTTGCTGAGGATGAGCAGGgtcatggttttgattttgatcacCTTGTGGGCACAGCTGATGATCTCCATGTTGATGGTAACTTTGAAGTGACAGATGAGGATCTGGTGGATCCAGAATTAGCTGCTACACTTAAATCATTAGGCTGGACTGATGATTCTGATACTTTGGAAACCACTGCTACACAGTCTGTCCCAATTGATAGGGAAACTCTACGAAGTGAAATTCTTTCACTGAAAAGAGAAGCACTTAATCACAAACGAGCTGGCAATGTTGTAGAGGCTATGGCTCATctaaagaaggcaaagttgctTGAGAGGGACCTTGAAAGCTTGGGAGGTGAAGTGGGCAGCTTAATTGCACATGATACCACACGAATGATGAAAAGTTCACCTTCCCAAAACACTAATGCAAAGAGCACTCCGAGTTCTAAACCTGCACCAAAAAGTAGATTGATGATTCAGAAAGAGCTCTTGGCTATAAAAAAGAAGGCTCTTGCTTTGAAAAGGGAAGGTAGATTGGATGTGGCAGAGGAAGAGTTGAAGAAAGGCAAGGTTCTTGAACAGCAGCTTGAAGAGATAGACAATGCTTCAAATGTCAAAGGGAAACAGGTGGCTGTTGGGAGTAAGAACCCAGATTTGGAAAATGAACATCCTAGTATTTCTGGAAGTCCACCAATTAGAGAAGGGGAGGAGGATGTAACAGATCAAGATATGCATGACCCAGCATACCTTTCACTCTTAAGGAACTTAGGTTGGAAAGATGATGACAATGAGCATGCAAACTCTCCATTTAACCCTCCTAAGGAAAGTGATAACCTTTCTACTCAAACAATCAATCCTTTAGTCACTCGGTCTACATCCAATATCTCATTGAGGACACCAAGAAGAAGCAAAGGTGAAATACAGAGAGAGCTTTTAGGCCTGAAAAGAAAGGCTCTTACTTTAAGACGTGAAGGTAAGATTGACGAGGCAGAGGAAGTGCTTATAGCAGCAAAAGCATTGGAGACCCAGATTGCAGAGATGGAAACACGGAAGAAAGAAATTCAGATTGAGTCTAACAAGCCCAAGGATGAAATTGTCAGACCTGTTAGCAGTGCAGCAGAGGAAGGAGATGTAGATGATATTGCAGAGAAAGATATGCATGACCCATCCCTGCTCTCATTGCTAATGAATTTAGGGTGGAAGGATGATGAAGTTGAAGTTGTAACCGTGCAAGCAAAGCCATCTAAACAAGTTTTGGATCATTTGATGCATTCAACTGATCCATCCACAATTCTGCTCTCTTCCAGCATTTCAGCTGCCAGACCAAGAAGCAAAGGTGAAATCCAGAGAGAGCTCTTGGGTTTGAAAAGAAAGGCCCTTTCCCTTAGGCATAATGGAGAAAATCAGGAAGCTGAGGAATTGTTGAAAATGGCCAAGGTACTAGAGTCCCAAATAGATGATCTGGAAGCTCCAAAGAAGGAGCTTTTCCCTGATGCTTCTGAAGACAAAAAATATCAGAGTACTGGATCATTGAATAATCATGTAAAGCAGAATAATGTGAACAACTCAGTggaaatgattgaaaaattgGCGGCGGCGGCAGCAGCAGTGGATCCTAATGAAAAAGTTATCGAGTCATTCACTGGTTTAGGAAGAAAGGGAAGTGACAAAACTGCTCCTCCCTCATGGAGTCCTGATATTGTCAATCCAGTGCCTTTTGAGATCAATGAAGACAACCGTCCATCTGTAGGAGAGCTTGATCTATTGGATGAAATGGGATCCTTAAGTAACTCGAGAATAAATCAAGGCACCGAGTTCTTTCCTCCACCTCATCAGTCTATGAATCCGATGGATTTGCTGACTGGTGATGATTGGAGTAGTCCTCAAATACCAGCCAGAAAATTTGAAGATAAAGTCGATTTTGGTTCTGATATATCCTGCCTGCCTGAGCCTCATGTTCATGTTGGCTCCTTGAGAAGTGGGCTTGAAAATCTCAGAAGCAAGGACAGAGAAGCCAATTCTATTTCTGATGTTTTCCATTTTCCTGATCCCCATGTTCATATGGGTTCCATGATACATGCACCTATGGATCTTGGAAGCACAGAAAATGTTAGAACtggaaagagagaagaaacatTTAATTCAGGCAAGAAGCCCCATGTTGATAGAACAGATTCTGCTCAGGGATTGGCTTCTCAGAACAACAAAAATGCCCTTCAACAAGAAGTTTTGGCTCGTAAGAGGAAGGCAGTTGCGttaaagagagaagggaaatTGGCGGAGGCTCGAGAGGAACTTCGGCAGGCAAAGCTGTTGGAGAAGAGTCTTGAGGTCGAGACCCTTGAGCCTGTAAGTGGTACCCATGATGGGTCAACATCTGTGTCAAATGCTCCCCCTTTTCAACAAAAGGATCCCAGTGCCCCAAAATTTTCTCCAAAACCACTGTCTGGGCGTGATCGATTTAAGTTGCAACAGGAGTCACTGAGCCACAAACGTCAGGCCCTAAAGCTGCGAAGAGAAGGCCAGGTGGAAGAAGCAGAAGCTGAGTTTGAATTGGCCAAGGCTCTGGAAGCCCAGTTGGATGAAATGTCTTCTAATGATTCTGGAAAGTCTTCTGTCAACATAGCAGAACCAGTAGATGATGTAGTTGTTGAAGATTTTCTCGATCCTCAACTTCTATCTGCCTTGAAAGCAATTGGAATTGAAGATAGCAGTATTATATCACAAAGTTCAGAGAGACCAGGACCTGCAAAAGTTAGTCCTACCAAGAGTGAAAAAAATAGccaggaaagaaatcagatggaaGAACGGATCAAGACAGAGAAGGTAAAGGCAGTAAATCTGAAACGTGCAGGGAAGCAAGCTGAAGCTTTGGATGCTTTCCGACGGGccaaattatatgaaaagaaactAAATTCCTTGGAATGA